Proteins from one Cicer arietinum cultivar CDC Frontier isolate Library 1 chromosome 3, Cicar.CDCFrontier_v2.0, whole genome shotgun sequence genomic window:
- the LOC101509258 gene encoding protein yippee-like At3g08990 isoform X1 produces MGRLFLINLEGYIYSCKFCHTHFARVDDIISKSFHCRYGKAYLFDKVVNVIDGEIEERMMITGLHTVVDIFCVSCGSIVGWKYMFAYERTQKYKEGKFILESETQSKVGNLYKFQLIIEYVVKIVT; encoded by the exons ATGGGAAGACTTTTCTTGATCAACCTTGAAGGATACATCTATAGCTGCAAGTTTTGCCACACACATTTTGCCcgtgttgatgatatcatttccaag TCTTTCCATTGCAGGTATGGGAAGGCTTATCTTTTTGACAAAGT TGTGAATGTCATCGATGGAGAGATAGAAGAGCGGATGATGATCACTGGATTGCATACTGTTGTCGACATATTCTGTGTATCGTGTGGGTCCATTGTTGGATGGAAATAT ATGTTTGCTTATGAGAGGACTCAAAAGTACAAAGAAGGAAAGTTTATCCTTGAAAG TGAGACGCAAAGTAAAGTGGGGAACCtgtataaatttcaattaataatagAGTATGTTGTGAAGATTGTTACATAA
- the LOC101509258 gene encoding protein yippee-like At3g08990 isoform X2 codes for MGRLFLINLEGYIYSCKFCHTHFARVDDIISKSFHCRYGKAYLFDKVVNVIDGEIEERMMITGLHTVVDIFCVSCGSIVGWKYMFAYERTQKYKEGKFILERFKVLGPDGSLYMAAPQDDAEDA; via the exons ATGGGAAGACTTTTCTTGATCAACCTTGAAGGATACATCTATAGCTGCAAGTTTTGCCACACACATTTTGCCcgtgttgatgatatcatttccaag TCTTTCCATTGCAGGTATGGGAAGGCTTATCTTTTTGACAAAGT TGTGAATGTCATCGATGGAGAGATAGAAGAGCGGATGATGATCACTGGATTGCATACTGTTGTCGACATATTCTGTGTATCGTGTGGGTCCATTGTTGGATGGAAATAT ATGTTTGCTTATGAGAGGACTCAAAAGTACAAAGAAGGAAAGTTTATCCTTGAAAG GTTTAAGGTGTTGGGGCCAGATGGCAGCCTTTACATGGCTGCTCCACAAGATGATGCAGAAGATGCTTGA
- the LOC101509802 gene encoding high mobility group B protein 1, which translates to MTKGKGTGRTSRDVLKPVDDRKVGKRKAAYKPEKSSAPKPTKKEKKAKKDPNKPKRPPSAFFVFLEEFRKTFKAENPTVKAVSAVGKAGGEKWKSLTKAEKAPYEAKAAKRKVEYEKLLNAYNNKASSADDEEEESDKSKSEVNNEDEASAEDDHQDEDDDDEDDDDDEEDDD; encoded by the exons ATGACAAAGGGAAAGGGAACAGGAAGGACTTCAAGGGACGTATTGAAACCAGTTGATGACCG AAAGGTAGGAAAGCGAAAGGCTGCTTATAAACCGGAGAAGAGCAGCGCACCAAAGCCTACTAAGAAGGAGAAGAAGGCCAAAAAAGATCCCAACAAACCGAAAAGACCTCCGAGCGCTTTCTTTGTCTTCCT TGAGGAGTTCAGAAAGACTTTTAAGGCAGAAAATCCTACTGTGAAGGCCGTATCAGCT GTTGGAAAGGCTGGAGGAGAAAAATGGAAATCCTTGACTAAGGCC GAAAAAGCTCCATATGAAGCCAAGGCTGCAAAAAGGAAAGTTGAGTATGAAAAACTTCTGAATGCTTATAACAACAAG GCAAGTTCAGCGGATGATGAGGAGGAGGAATCTGACAAATCCAAATCCGAAGTTAATAATGAAGATGAAGCAAGTGCAGAG GATGACCACCAAGAcgaggatgatgatgatgaggaCGACGATGATGATGAGGAAGATGATGATTGA
- the LOC101510339 gene encoding E3 ubiquitin-protein ligase AIRP2-like produces the protein MGFVIKRRKKEEKGLKGEMRKSFKDSLKALEADIHFANTLASDYPSDQDGACLQMRLSYSSAAQFLLFFVQWTDCHLAGALGLLKILIYKAYKDGKTTMSIYERKASLKEFYGVIFPSLLQLQRGITDVDDRKQKHLCATRYKPKDLIIKGKSYEIDIEREEECGICMEMNSMVVLPSCNHSMCMKCYRDWHARSQSCPFCRDSLKRVNSGDLWIYMNSNEMDDLDSINKENLKRLFLYIEKLPLVARPYIHIISSQLLVAS, from the exons ATGGGGTTTGTTATCAAAAGaaggaagaaagaagaaaagggaTTAAAAGGAGAGATGCGAAAGTCTTTCAAGGATTCTCTTAAAGCTCTTGAAGCTGATATCCATTTTGCCAATACACT AGCTTCGGATTATCCAAGTGATCAGGACGGAGCCTGCCTTCAAATGAGATTGTCCTATAGCTCGGCTGCCCAAttccttcttttttttgttCAGTGGACTGACTGTCACCTTGCTGGAGCCTTAGGATTgcttaaaattcttatatacaaG GCCTATAAGGATGGGAAGACAACCATGTCTATTTATGAAAGAAAAGCCAGTTTGAAGGAGTTTTATg GTGTGATCTTTCCCTCTTTATTGCAACTTCAGAGAGGAATCACTGATGTTGACGATAGGAAACAAAAACATCTGTGTGCTACTAGGTACAAGCCTAAAGATTTAATAATCAAAGGAAAAAGCTATGAAATCGACatagaaagagaagaagaatgCGGTATTTGCATGGAGATGAACAGCATGGTTGTACTGCCAAGTTGCAATCATTCAATGTGTATGAAATGCTACCGCGACTG GCATGCAAGATCTCAATCATGCCCTTTCTGTCGGGACAGTCTTAAAAGAGTAAACTCTGGTGACCTTTGGATCTACATGAACAGCAATGAAATGGATGATCTTGATTCAATCAacaaggagaatttgaaaagaCTATTTTTGTATATAGAAAAGTTGCCTCTTGTTGCTAGACCTTATATTCACATCATATCATCACAACTTCTTGTTGCCTCTTAG